One Podospora pseudopauciseta strain CBS 411.78 chromosome 4, whole genome shotgun sequence genomic window, aaaccccctcccaaaccatACCCATAATCCTAACCCATCAACTCATTCAAAATATCCCTCACTACCGGCCCCCCCTTAGTCAACATCCTCTCCCcaatcctcttcctccccatcgTCGGCTGCTTCGACACCCCCCCCCTAACATTCTCCTTATTCCTATCCCCGGCCCTATTcacccccagccccccagcaacaaacctctccatcaacttcctccccttcaacggactctcctccaccatcttcttcaccaccgccgacctCCTCACCGGCGTTTTCCCCTTCGCCGGACTCAAATAATCCTCCACAAACGAAAAATAATGCCCCTCAAActgctccctccccaaatcatACACCCACTGCTTCTGCACCATCAACTCCACAAACCGCTTGATCATGTCCTTCTCCCCTTCTTGTCCCTGTTGTTGCTCTGACCCCTCTCCCAAAAGCGTCTTCTTACTCCCTACCACCAACAACTTGACCTTCGCCCTGGTAAACGCAACATTGATCCTCCTCCAATCCTTCAACAACTCGCCAATGGAGCCAGAGTCATTGCTGCGGACGAGAGAAAGTAAAATAACAGACTTGTCCCGACCTTGAAAACGATCGGCGGTGTGCATCTCGACATCTCTCCCCCCGGTGCTTCCCCTCAGGTGGTACTTCAGCAGCGCGAGCTGAGAGCGGTAGTGAGTCATGACTCCGATTTCTTCCGCGGGCACACCGCACAAAACAAGGGAATCGACCAGCTGGGTGATGATTTTGGCTTCGGTGGGGTTGACGATGCGGTTGCCTTTTGCTTGCTCCTGGCTATCGGGGAGGAGATCAGTGTTGATAAACTTGACCCGGGTGGAGGGTGTGATGAGATCGTGTAGCCAGCAGCTGTTTGGTTTCGGCGCAGGGCAGCAGTGGGTGCCGGCGGGGGGGTTCTGAAAGAAGGTCTCCGCGTCATGATGCCGCTGCTTCAAGGTTTCGATATGAGGAACGTGAAGTTCCGCGTTGCGGAGGGATTCAGTCCCGCATTTGAGTCTGCCTTTGTAGATGAGCGTGTTGGAAAGGGTCATGATGTCTTCTGACATGCGGTATTGATGCTCGAGATTGACCACTGAGGATGGGTGGGCGTCGGAGAGGAGTTTGAAGAGGGAGACATCAAGACCACCAATCCGGGCCTCGTTGTTTTGGACCAGAGGCGGGAGTTGGTTGTGATCACCGACGAGAACAAAAGTGCGGGCCATTCTGATCGGGCCAAGGCAGATGGGCAGGGTGATCTGAGATGCTTCGTCCACAATACAATAGTCGAATACCCGCTCATTGAAGACGGGATGGTTGACGCCTAGACAGGTGGTGGCCACCACAGGGGTGCCATGCCAGGCTCTGCGGATCTCGTCAAACGAGGACATGGGTTGACTGGCGAGGGTAACAAAGTCGCGAACCTCGGGGTGAACCTTGGCTGGCGCTCCCAGACGCAGAATGGGGATTTTGTCGTCTTTCAGCTTGAGGAGAATATTGTCCACAGCGGTGTGGGTGTACGACGTCAGAAGAAGCGTCTTGCCTTGACCGATGAGAGCCCGGATGATGTGCGCGATGGTAGTGGTTTTGCCCGTACCGGGCATGCCCAGAACCAAAGCGTAGTCTTTGGCACTCATCACCTTCTCCACGGCTGCCTTTTGGTCGACGTTCAAGCTGTTCTTGCCCGGAACGGAATACTGAGTGGGAGCAGACTTGAAGCTGGGGGGTATCAAATCTACCACAAGCTGACGTATTCGCTGAAAGCCCTGAGGACCATTCGTCATGATCTGAACAAGATTATTCCGCACCGTCGCCATTCCGTTGCTGAACTCGTCCTTGTCGAGTCTGTACCGAATAGGGGGCTCTTTGATCTTCCCCTGACTTTGTGCCGGAGCTGCCCCCTCGGGCGCCACCTCCATGATACTCGCAAACACCTGATTATCCACCTCGTCGAACCCAGGCTGTCGAATGCGGGCATTATGTAATCTCCTGTCAACCGCCACGCTAATCCTTTGCTTCCTCACAGCCGTAACGTACCCCAACGCAAGCGCGAAATGCCCCTGCTCGTCAGACACAACAATCGGCTCTCCAACCTGAAGCTGCGAGTCCATGAAAGAAAACCCAGCCGCCGGACTCTCCTTGATAAACGTGTACGTGAACCGGTTAATCTTGGCCTGgttctcatcctcaaacgCCGAGCCCTCCTCGATGATGACATTAGCAAAACATCGACCGACCTTCTCGCGTTCGGTGCTGACCATAGTCCAAAGCTCGCGGCGGAGTTTCTGactttccttttcttccttggTCAAGAGATCCTCCCACTTCAAGAAGAACTCTTGATGCCTCGGAGAAAGATGTTGAACGGCAGCCTCGAATTTCTCGTTCAGTCCACTCGTGTCGCCATTTCCACCATCAGCAAGCTTATGGTAGATGAAACAGGACGTCTGAGCATAACATCTTTCGCAAGCATTCTTGCTTCTCTTCATGGGCGGTAGCTGAACACTTCTTTCGCGGATATAACAGGCCAGCGCGTTGCGCTGCATAATCATATGCCGAAGCTCATGTCTGATGGCGGGAATTCGGAGAGTCTGCGACGTCTCCATATAGTACAGAATACCGTAGGCGATTTCAATATCGTATCGATCCGACAGCAACAGATTGTACAAGACAGTTTGAGCCTGatggttggcggtggcgTTCTTTCCGGTCTTGACCTCAAAAGGTACAGTCAACGTCTGTGAGACATTGCCTTCGCGCATTGTGACCTGCACTGTCGCATCAATGTTGCCTTTGAGGCCATACATGGGAGACCAGACATGCTCCTCAACATCCAAAAGCTTGCTGACACACATGTTGATCTTTTCGCCGTTTCGTCCTTGAACGTTGGCATTCGCCTGGGGTGCCGCAGAAACAAATGCCTGGGCCCAGGACCTGAGCTCCGGCATCTTCGAAACAAGATGATTGCGGGCATCGTCCATGCTGACCTTGATGACGTAGATATCCTCCATGTGCTTCTGGAGCGTCTTGTCGATGACATCCCGCAGATAGTCCATAGTCCATTCGTTGGCCATCAGAGCCGCCTGAAACACCTCGTGGAGAATGGTACCATAGACCAGAGCAGGCGTCGCTTCGCTGGTTGCCTTGACGCGATCCTGGAGGACAGCACGTCGCATGCACGTGAAAGAATCCGCAATCACTGTCGAGGAAATGAGCTGGTCTGGGTGCAaaatgatgatgttgtggttgttgtcgaTGATGCATCGGCGAGAAGGCTCAAAATCACCAATGATATGAACATAGGCTTTGGGGTTAGCCTGCGTATCAACCCAGTCACCCCTGAGATGGACCATGTACGTCGTCTTGGTGCCCTCATGCTCTACCCAAAGGACCTATTGTTGTCTTAGCGGCATATAATCACCTTTTCTGAGCACATGGCATACCTTTTCCTCGGATTCACGTCCACGGTCATCGACATAGGAGCTCTCCAGCACATTTGTAATCAAATACCTCTGGATAGCTTTGGGCTTTTGGCTTGGCTACACCAAAGAAAGTCTTAGCATACCTCGTCGCGGTGTTTTGATATTGGCTACCGTATGATACGTACATGTGTTGGCAGGGCGCGGGCAGATGCCCCTTGTGTGGCGGCTAGCTCCATCGCATCAAAGTCGGCATCATCAaaatcatcgtcatcaaagCCACCCCCAtaagcatcatcatcatcatcccccccaccgTCATCAAGAATGGGCTGGGCTTGCTGCTGCGCTGGGGCTTGACTTTGGGAAGCATGTTGTGCTTCTATTTGTGTAATGAGATTTTCTGCGCCCTCCAAAAAATCCACATCAAAATCATCAaactcgtcgtcgtcgaatCCGTCAGCTGCGGATTTTGGCTGTGGTTTGGCGCTTGGGACTTCCTCCTTTGGAGGGTCGACCTCTTTCGTAGGAAGTATTGTAGCGTCAAGCTCCATGAGAGTATCATCGTCGAAATCGTCATCGCCGTAGTCCGAGGAAGTCTTACTTCTGGCGGGGGCGGCGTCCGGGGCGACTCTGGAGAGCTTCTGGGCGAGTGGAGAACTTGCAGGAGGTTCTCGTGAAGGAGATCGGCTTCTGCTGGTGTCGACAGTTTGCGATCCTTGTGAGGACGACTTTCGGGCTTGGACCTCGAATGATCTACTaagctcaccaccaacggTTTTCAACATTTCTTCAACCATGACCGATTTGGACTGTGAGGCGTTCGTTCGGGTGCCAAGCTCTGTTTCGTCCAGTCCCCCAAGCTTCCGTCTCTTGGGCCAGTTCCGACCCAGACTGAGTGTTTTCCTCAAAGACCGTTGGCTGCCAGGTGCCATGCCATCCCGGGCGGGGCGAGGAGACGAAGACACCATCAGATCGGCAGGTGATGGATTCGCAAGGCGAGATGGACTAGCGTCTGTCCCAATAATGTTGTAGGAACCCCAGAGCGCTGATGTTGGGTCGTCACGAAGAGGTCCGTGGCCTTGGTAGGTCTTCCTGACACCAGCAGCGGGTGTGGTACCCTTGGTGATGGGCGAAGAGACTGGTGACGAGCTTCTAGCACGCCTTTTCCGATTTTGATAGAGCAGTATAGTCGATATTCCAGATTCGTGGGGGTTAATATCGTTTGCCCACATCAGCCGTTCGCTAGGGGAGTCCTCTTGGTCGGCTTTTGGGGCGGCTTTTGGGACGTCATCCAGGGAAGGCGAGGACTGAGGAGCTACTTGTGGAATCGAGTCGACGATCTGTTCTTTTTTGAGGAAGTCGACGGTAGAATCGGACTCGGCGGCTGACTCGCAGTCTTTGGCATCAAACTGAAATGCCTTGAGCTTGGTCTTTGTTTTGGAGGAGACCCGGAGGGCAGGTCTGGGTGGAGCAGGGTTGGGGTGCGTCTTCGATCTTTGCCATTGCGATCGCTATTCACCTGTTAGTTACCATCTGCAATCATGTGCGGTTGGGATGGAAGACCAACCTTGGAGGGTAACTTGTTGCTGTCCGAATAGGATTTCTGTAGTGGAGGCATGGTATCGTGTGGTAGGGGCGTCACCACATGGATGATATAAATAAAGACCAGAAAAAAGCACAGTGCGGAAGTGGGCAAGACAAAACGAATGGAGGACCAAATTGGAGATGCAAAAGTGTATGGAGCAAAGCCAGGTTCAAAGTATCTAGCAATTGAGTCGACAGGACCTGTCTGTGTCTTGTCCTGGTGGCCTGGAGACCGGGGGAAGGAAGTGCCTTTTTCGACGACGCACTTAGACGGTACGCGTCGGGGTCGCGTGTGTTGACGTGCTGCCATGCTGCCCCTCTAACATTTGGCCAGGTATAATGCCACTGATAAGATAAGCAAATACCAGGGGTCCCTGGAAACTCCACAGAAGCTGGCAGGGACAGCTGCCCCGTGtgcaccaccaacccctcaagGTTCCTCTATTTTGAAGATGGCTGAAGACAGTGGCTGCTGAAGGTTACCAGAAAATCTGGGACACATTGCAAACATCAAACGCTACCGATGAAACCCACCAGACTTGCATCGCCGAGCTTCTAGGGTCATTTCTCGTGGGCGAATTTGAGGGGTTCCATGTTGAGGGGAAATACCAAACCTCCACTCTAGTCAACCTCGTTTCGCGCACCAAACGACAGCACTACACCATGGACGAATACCCAGCTGGCAGTCTGGACCATAGTGTTCCGTTTCTGCTCACACTCGGCACATCTGGCGATCCAACTTACCAGTCAGGCCTGAGTGCAGTGCTCAAGGAACAGGCCATCCTGATCCGTTCCGAGCTCCCACCTCTCGATTCAGACCAGGCGCATGCCCTCTTGCGATATATCCAGAACCGCGATGCGTCAAACCTGCCCTGTAATGGCCGAGATGCGCCAAAGAAGCACCGATTCCACGTCAAGACGGCCGAGAGGGTAGGTGGACGATTCCACGCAAATGTCTATCTTGTCCAAGATAGGGACCTGATGTTTATGTGCATACCTAGTCAATACTCCTACCGCCTCGCCGCGCGCGCCTCCCAGATGGCATCGACATGCCCTCACCGACTGCTGTGCTACACTCTCCCTACTCTCCCCTGAGTCCCATCTCACCATTATACCCCGACGGTCTGATCGGTACGCAGTGGATTCGCAAACACCAGGACCTCGTCCCCAGTGTGTTACTGTGCTTCTATACCCTTACTTCCGACCCAACACTTGCGACGCTTAATGACAACAAAATCAAGACGGATGTGAACAACATCAGGGCCCTTCTCAGCCAGTCCGGCTATAAAACGCGCTTGGCTGTTGTGCTCTTGAGTGACAAGACATCTGCCTCAGGTGATCATGTGCAGGACCGATTGGAGAGTCTCCGAAGAGGATGTGGCATAGATGCAAAATCTTTGTTTCTTGTACCGCCCGGTGATTcgaaggaggagcttgagcgCATGGCTGAGAACATGCTGACAACGCTCTACACAGCCTCACTGGACTACTACCGGGACCTTGGGAGGCATTCACGGAAGAAACGGGGCAGGGGAGTGGCACCGCAGCCGACGGTACCACCGACCTCGGGCACATCACAAACACTCTCGCTGGCGGGATGGAATGTGCGCTATGACTTTAAAAGCGCCGTATTCGCGGAATATCGGCAGGAGATGGATGTTGCCCTAAGATCATATGAGCAGGCCTACGAGAACCTGCTCAGCTCGGAGCTGATGGAAGTGATTCCAAGTTGGAGTCCACGGTGGAACGAGGCTAGGTTTCTCGCCGATGTCTTGGCTGTGCGCTGTCTTCGATGTCTGTTGTGGAACGGTCAGCACAGCGCGGCTGCTCGACGATGGCAGTCCCACCGGGAGAGGATAGCCGACTTTCTCGACCGTCGAGGTCGGGGCACCGGAAACTATGGATGGGAAGCTTGGGAATCTCGATGGGCGCTTCTCATGGCCAATCTGATGGAAAAGGCCAGCATCCCCGAGTTGGCTCCGGTGACCCACAAGCTGTACCTCCAGCCGGAGAAGAATGTGATGGGAGAGCGGTTGCAGCCATGGGAATTTCTGCATCACACGGGATATTGGTATCGTCTGTCGGCAAAGCACATGCAAGCTAGGAGGGACTTTGCACATGCGATACCCGAAGACGATAGGAGGTCTCCCAGCATGTCGCCGGCGTCTTTTGTGGCCAAATCAGCGTTTGCTTATGACACTTACATGTGTCCGGATCCTTTTGAAGAGTATCCTCTACATCGTGGTGGCTTTGATCACGGCCGGtttgtggtggagaggttgatgaaGGCACGTTCGGAGTTTCTCATGCGGGAACAAGTACGTCTGGCCGCAGAAGTGTCCCTGGAATGTGCCCGAGAACTCGGCCTGACTGAGGAGTGGTCCGGCATTGTCAAGCTGCTGCGTCCGTTGTGGAAAGACTTGCCATTCAGAAGTGAGGGCTGGACCACAATTGCGGAATTGTTGAGCTGGAATCTCCGGGCTGCCGCAGTGGAACTTGACGATGCTGAGTTGGTGGTGACTATTGATTGGGAGCTGTTGAACCAGAGTACGTTCTTATGGCAGGTTCACATTTACGTTGTGCTGACTTTGTTGCAGCTTTCCAAAAACGTCCCAACTGGGAGTATGACATTACCAAAGCTCTTGACCAAATCGATACCGAGTCCAAGCCAATAGTGTCTCTAGCCGACGGTCAAATACTCCCCTTCATCTGGacgtcttttcttttccgagaagaggaaggcaaAGCGGGCCAGAACGTGCGAAGTCAGCTCACGATCAAATCCAATGCGCATCAGGGGTCCACTCCTGTCTCTCTGACCAGTCTCTACCTCAACTTCAGCGGCAGCTTGGACCGGGTAGTTATAGAGcatgatgatgctgctgcggtACAGGAAAAGAGGGGCAACACATCAATATCTGCGGTCCCGCTAACGCGCGATGATGCCGAGGCCGAAGTCACAGACCTGGGCGCAACCAACAAAAGCGTCATACTTCAAGGCGCTGCTGACCTGACGCTTGCCCCTGGCCAGACTTTGGTATTCAACCTTGAAATTCCATTACGGGAACCAGGCGAGACGGAAGCTCAGTCATTGGTGGTGAACCTGGACACTGAGGAGTTCGACTTGCACCATGAGTTGAAGTTTCATCAGACGCCAAAAACCAACTTTTGGTATCTTTCTGGCTCTGCCACGAAACGCATTGCGCGTCCGAATCCACTCGCGATCAAGGTGCAGCCTAGGCCACCGAAGCTGGAGATCAAGTGCCCGGTCTGGAAGGATCAGTACTACACGGATGAGGCCATCGTCCTCGAATTTGAGCTCACCAATGGCGAAGATATCGAGGCGCTGGCCAAACTTGATGCTACACTCTTTGGCGAGAATCCCCCAGCGTTCACTGTTGATATTGCAGGCCATGAGTCTCAGACATCATCCAGTTCCCGCAGCGAAGAGAGCAAACTGATAGGGGCACCCCTGGGCACCATTGAAAGCTCCAAGACCTCATCAGTTCAACTTCGACTTCCACCAGTTGATCGCTCCAGTCAGTACGACCTCACCTTGAAGGTCACTTACTTTCTCCCTACCAACCCTGGTACGCCGATC contains:
- the dna2 gene encoding DNA replication endonuclease-helicase Dna2 (COG:L; EggNog:ENOG503NVHU), whose protein sequence is MAARQHTRPRRVPSKCVVEKGTSFPRSPGHQDKTQTGPVDSIARYFEPGFAPYTFASPIWSSIRFVLPTSALCFFLVFIYIIHVVTPLPHDTMPPLQKSYSDSNKLPSKRSQWQRSKTHPNPAPPRPALRVSSKTKTKLKAFQFDAKDCESAAESDSTVDFLKKEQIVDSIPQVAPQSSPSLDDVPKAAPKADQEDSPSERLMWANDINPHESGISTILLYQNRKRRARSSSPVSSPITKGTTPAAGVRKTYQGHGPLRDDPTSALWGSYNIIGTDASPSRLANPSPADLMVSSSPRPARDGMAPGSQRSLRKTLSLGRNWPKRRKLGGLDETELGTRTNASQSKSVMVEEMLKTVGGELSRSFEVQARKSSSQGSQTVDTSRSRSPSREPPASSPLAQKLSRVAPDAAPARSKTSSDYGDDDFDDDTLMELDATILPTKEVDPPKEEVPSAKPQPKSAADGFDDDEFDDFDVDFLEGAENLITQIEAQHASQSQAPAQQQAQPILDDGGGDDDDDAYGGGFDDDDFDDADFDAMELAATQGASARALPTHVRIIRQKPKAIQRYLITNVLESSYVDDRGRESEEKVLWVEHEGTKTTYMVHLRGDWVDTQANPKAYVHIIGDFEPSRRCIIDNNHNIIILHPDQLISSTVIADSFTCMRRAVLQDRVKATSEATPALVYGTILHEVFQAALMANEWTMDYLRDVIDKTLQKHMEDIYVIKVSMDDARNHLVSKMPELRSWAQAFVSAAPQANANVQGRNGEKINMCVSKLLDVEEHVWSPMYGLKGNIDATVQVTMREGNVSQTLTVPFEVKTGKNATANHQAQTVLYNLLLSDRYDIEIAYGILYYMETSQTLRIPAIRHELRHMIMQRNALACYIRERSVQLPPMKRSKNACERCYAQTSCFIYHKLADGGNGDTSGLNEKFEAAVQHLSPRHQEFFLKWEDLLTKEEKESQKLRRELWTMVSTEREKVGRCFANVIIEEGSAFEDENQAKINRFTYTFIKESPAAGFSFMDSQLQVGEPIVVSDEQGHFALALGYVTAVRKQRISVAVDRRLHNARIRQPGFDEVDNQVFASIMEVAPEGAAPAQSQGKIKEPPIRYRLDKDEFSNGMATVRNNLVQIMTNGPQGFQRIRQLVVDLIPPSFKSAPTQYSVPGKNSLNVDQKAAVEKVMSAKDYALVLGMPGTGKTTTIAHIIRALIGQGKTLLLTSYTHTAVDNILLKLKDDKIPILRLGAPAKVHPEVRDFVTLASQPMSSFDEIRRAWHGTPVVATTCLGVNHPVFNERVFDYCIVDEASQITLPICLGPIRMARTFVLVGDHNQLPPLVQNNEARIGGLDVSLFKLLSDAHPSSVVNLEHQYRMSEDIMTLSNTLIYKGRLKCGTESLRNAELHVPHIETLKQRHHDAETFFQNPPAGTHCCPAPKPNSCWLHDLITPSTRVKFINTDLLPDSQEQAKGNRIVNPTEAKIITQLVDSLVLCGVPAEEIGVMTHYRSQLALLKYHLRGSTGGRDVEMHTADRFQGRDKSVILLSLVRSNDSGSIGELLKDWRRINVAFTRAKVKLLVVGSKKTLLGEGSEQQQGQEGEKDMIKRFVELMVQKQWVYDLGREQFEGHYFSFVEDYLSPAKGKTPVRRSAVVKKMVEESPLKGRKLMERFVAGGLGVNRAGDRNKENVRGGVSKQPTMGRKRIGERMLTKGGPVVRDILNELMG
- a CDS encoding hypothetical protein (EggNog:ENOG503Q3F5; COG:S) encodes the protein MDEYPAGSLDHSVPFLLTLGTSGDPTYQSGLSAVLKEQAILIRSELPPLDSDQAHALLRYIQNRDASNLPCNGRDAPKKHRFHVKTAERSILLPPRRARLPDGIDMPSPTAVLHSPYSPLSPISPLYPDGLIGTQWIRKHQDLVPSVLLCFYTLTSDPTLATLNDNKIKTDVNNIRALLSQSGYKTRLAVVLLSDKTSASGDHVQDRLESLRRGCGIDAKSLFLVPPGDSKEELERMAENMLTTLYTASLDYYRDLGRHSRKKRGRGVAPQPTVPPTSGTSQTLSLAGWNVRYDFKSAVFAEYRQEMDVALRSYEQAYENLLSSELMEVIPSWSPRWNEARFLADVLAVRCLRCLLWNGQHSAAARRWQSHRERIADFLDRRGRGTGNYGWEAWESRWALLMANLMEKASIPELAPVTHKLYLQPEKNVMGERLQPWEFLHHTGYWYRLSAKHMQARRDFAHAIPEDDRRSPSMSPASFVAKSAFAYDTYMCPDPFEEYPLHRGGFDHGRFVVERLMKARSEFLMREQVRLAAEVSLECARELGLTEEWSGIVKLLRPLWKDLPFRSEGWTTIAELLSWNLRAAAVELDDAELVVTIDWELLNQTFQKRPNWEYDITKALDQIDTESKPIVSLADGQILPFIWTSFLFREEEGKAGQNVRSQLTIKSNAHQGSTPVSLTSLYLNFSGSLDRVVIEHDDAAAVQEKRGNTSISAVPLTRDDAEAEVTDLGATNKSVILQGAADLTLAPGQTLVFNLEIPLREPGETEAQSLVVNLDTEEFDLHHELKFHQTPKTNFWYLSGSATKRIARPNPLAIKVQPRPPKLEIKCPVWKDQYYTDEAIVLEFELTNGEDIEALAKLDATLFGENPPAFTVDIAGHESQTSSSSRSEESKLIGAPLGTIESSKTSSVQLRLPPVDRSSQYDLTLKVTYFLPTNPGTPITQTTAFQLNIVNPFEANYDLLPRVHPDPWPSLFDADGVRSAAPDDDVPLAFKGLSQSWCLLTRYASFASEPLRVVDIDVVLSSLPSVRCHAIKHNNLPSSGEGRLVAPKTIEEAAFELKAQKASLDERGPSPLDVSLVIKWSRPEVSDQLNSTTLPVPRFNLFGTEPRVLATVSHMFTPHPLVVLTVYIENASNHLLTFGLTMEPSDAFAFSGPKQTSLSLLPVQRRGVEYRLVPFDDLGEVGRWVGVGLVVRDKYYQKVLRVVPGGEGVRGTKEGGVEVWIPGRGEVEGGDGKGE